One Eurosta solidaginis isolate ZX-2024a chromosome 5, ASM4086904v1, whole genome shotgun sequence DNA segment encodes these proteins:
- the LOC137252771 gene encoding probable serine hydrolase, which translates to MADIASREREEIYIPVPWGHIAGCWYGDRTLRPILAVHGWLDNLGTWDTLIPLLPKHIGILCIDLPGHGRSSIYPRGIQYDSMDYVTVIIRVMAEYKWTKVSLMAHSLGSMISFFYAALYPRTVDLLIAVDAIKPYNIPTDSVIKQMRINAEKLLLEEDRIDNLAMHEPPSYSYEQLKQILYEGSYRSVDMDKCQYLLTRNITKSIKYPDKYYFSRDGRTKYYNRFAQSPEFTLEMAKRIKNVPYMVIKGSKSHHINDDCDEIIDVLRLNNPNFEFHEVAGTHHVHLNNPAECAAVINPFINAHRPAMPNTWCVDNDETANVKRRIKNVGKNVRKRRFRFIRKSKL; encoded by the exons ATGGCAGATATAGCGTCTCGTGAG cgcGAAGAGATTTACATACCCGTTCCGTGGGGTCATATTGCAGGATGTTGGTACGGCGATCGTACATTACGTCCAATACTTGCAGTACATGGCTGGTTGGATAACCTCGGCACCTGGGATACTTTGATACCACTTCTACCGAAACACATTGGTATTCTTTGCATTGATCTGCCCGGTCatgggcgttcttcaatctatcCACGAGGCATACAATATGATTCAATGGATTATGTTACGGTCATTATACGAGTTATGGCAGAATATAAATGGACTAAAGTTTCGCTAATGGCACATTCACTGGGTTCAATGATATCATTTTTCTATGCTGCACTCTATCCGCGTACAGTTGATCTACTTATAGCTGTTGATGCGATTAAGCCTTATAATATACCAACAGATAGCGTAATAAAACAAATGCGTATAAATGCTGAAAAGTTACTTTTAGAAGAGGACCGCATCGACAATTTAGCAATGCATGAGCCACCTTCGTATTCGTATGAACAACTAAAACAAATATTATATGAAGGTTCCTATAGATCGGTTGATATGGATAAATGCCAATATTTATTAACGCGAAATATCACGAAATCTATAAAATATCCGgataaatattatttttcacGTGATGGACGTACGAAATATTACAATAGATTTGCACAATCTCCTGAATTTACATTAGAAATGGCTAAACGAATTAAGAATGTGCCCTACATGGTGATTAAGGGTAGCAAGTCGCATCATATAAATGATGATTGCGATGAAATTATTGATGTTCTACGTTTGAACAATCCCAATTTTGAATTTCACGAAGTTGCAGGCACACATCATGTACATCTAAATAATCCAGCGGAATGTGCGGCCGTAATAAATCCATTCATAAATGCTCACAGACCAGCGATGCCAAATACCTGGTGCGTGGATAACGACGAAACTGCAAATGTTAAGCGTAGAATTAAAAATGTTGGAAAGAATGTAAGAAAGCGCCGTTTTCGTTTTATAAGGAAGAGTAAATTATAA